One window of Anaerolineales bacterium genomic DNA carries:
- a CDS encoding glycosyltransferase, which yields MKILIVTIFFPPLNSVASFRPYSWAKYWSRAGHDVTVLTTKKHEHPTDSPYPFTGFEAREVEMPLFNRLRGALGRENTAKVVGSNNGVKATVLSSLLARANKSIQFLQRRFGVLNYCRMPDLTDLWAARAYQSVSSEQWDLVVSTAWPYTVHQIAYRLRKKGLAKKWIADWRDIWIGNHLYAGLFPFTLIERYYERLWMKKADFITTVSEPLAGILRKRYGDKVSVIYNGFDPEDNEGLPPEKAYPDDGVFRIVYTGSIYAGWQDPSPLFEAIVRLKSQEQITPEHLQVIFYGNNADMTPLANKFNISEYVQYGGFLPRQQSLHFQRDADALLFLEFESKNLRGILTGKLFEYLFAGPPILSVGSGVDDSVGVVLKETGRGESFGIRVDLIAQNIVALMRTQKSGLVPARPLNALQEDPDVFQYSRRRQAGILLGLALD from the coding sequence ACCCCACCGACTCTCCCTATCCCTTCACCGGCTTCGAAGCCCGTGAAGTTGAAATGCCCCTCTTCAACCGTTTACGCGGAGCTCTGGGCAGGGAAAATACAGCGAAGGTTGTCGGATCCAATAACGGTGTGAAAGCAACTGTACTCTCATCGCTTCTCGCCCGGGCGAATAAATCGATCCAGTTTCTACAGCGAAGGTTCGGCGTTCTCAATTATTGCCGGATGCCCGATCTAACGGATTTATGGGCGGCGCGTGCCTATCAAAGCGTTTCGTCCGAGCAATGGGATTTGGTTGTAAGCACTGCCTGGCCTTATACAGTTCACCAGATCGCATATCGCCTGCGCAAAAAGGGACTGGCAAAAAAATGGATCGCAGACTGGCGCGACATCTGGATCGGCAATCATTTATATGCTGGGCTTTTTCCTTTCACGCTTATAGAAAGGTATTACGAACGCCTCTGGATGAAAAAAGCAGATTTCATCACCACCGTCTCCGAGCCGCTCGCTGGGATTCTGCGAAAACGATACGGTGACAAAGTCTCGGTCATTTATAACGGATTCGACCCCGAAGATAATGAAGGTCTTCCGCCGGAAAAAGCCTACCCCGATGATGGCGTCTTCCGCATCGTATATACTGGCTCTATCTACGCTGGCTGGCAGGACCCCTCTCCGCTTTTCGAAGCCATCGTCCGTTTAAAGAGCCAAGAGCAAATCACACCAGAGCATCTACAAGTCATTTTTTATGGGAACAATGCGGATATGACTCCGCTGGCAAATAAATTCAATATTTCTGAATATGTCCAGTATGGCGGCTTCCTCCCACGCCAGCAATCATTGCATTTCCAAAGGGATGCGGATGCGCTTTTATTTTTGGAATTCGAGTCTAAAAATCTGCGCGGCATCCTAACCGGCAAGTTGTTCGAGTATTTGTTCGCAGGTCCGCCGATTTTGTCTGTAGGGAGTGGAGTGGACGACTCCGTAGGTGTAGTGTTGAAGGAGACCGGACGGGGAGAATCATTCGGTATTCGAGTTGACTTGATTGCTCAAAATATCGTCGCATTGATGAGAACCCAAAAAAGTGGTTTGGTTCCAGCCCGACCGCTTAACGCGCTTCAAGAAGACCCGGATGTTTTTCAATATTCAAGAAGAAGACAGGCGGGAATACTTCTGGGTTTAGCATTGGACTAA
- a CDS encoding glycosyltransferase family 2 protein, translating to MPPIPSATIIIVVWNSGGHLEQCRSALLKQTRRDFEIVLVDNGSTDGSLDGIEDRWKDFPLVVERLGGNKGFTVGNNIGMKLARGKWIVLLNADAYPEPGWLASLIRAAEENPGYIAFSSRQLQYDSPNFLDGAGDAYHISGLAWRNHYNLPADQYGLEAKEIFSPCAAAAMYLREEFLNAGGFDEDYFSYFEDIDLGFRLRLNGGKCLYVPDAVVRHVGSASTGRRSDFSVYYGYRNLMWTFIKDMPDPWFWILLPLHGATILFFAIYITLRGQGRAIWSAIFDAIRGAPKMFVKRKKIQKNGKVKPVELLRVMSTGLFTPYREFIKRNRKP from the coding sequence ATGCCGCCCATCCCGTCCGCAACCATCATCATTGTCGTCTGGAACAGCGGTGGTCACCTGGAACAGTGCCGTTCCGCTCTCTTGAAGCAAACCCGGCGGGACTTTGAAATCGTCCTTGTGGATAACGGCTCCACGGACGGGTCGCTTGACGGGATTGAAGACCGCTGGAAAGATTTTCCCCTCGTCGTTGAACGTCTGGGCGGGAATAAAGGATTTACCGTAGGAAACAATATTGGCATGAAGCTCGCTCGCGGAAAATGGATCGTCCTCCTCAATGCCGATGCCTACCCGGAACCGGGTTGGTTGGCAAGTCTCATTCGCGCCGCGGAGGAGAACCCGGGGTATATTGCTTTTTCCTCCCGCCAACTTCAATATGATTCGCCGAACTTCCTGGATGGGGCAGGGGATGCTTATCACATCAGCGGATTGGCTTGGAGGAATCATTACAACCTCCCCGCCGATCAATACGGACTTGAAGCCAAAGAGATTTTCAGCCCTTGCGCCGCCGCCGCAATGTATTTGCGCGAGGAGTTTCTAAATGCGGGTGGATTCGATGAGGATTATTTTTCCTATTTCGAAGATATCGACCTTGGTTTCCGTCTTCGCCTGAATGGAGGGAAATGCCTGTATGTGCCGGATGCAGTTGTCCGTCACGTAGGAAGTGCAAGTACCGGCAGGCGCAGCGATTTTTCCGTCTATTACGGCTATCGCAATCTTATGTGGACCTTCATCAAAGACATGCCCGATCCATGGTTTTGGATTTTATTACCGCTTCATGGAGCGACCATATTATTTTTTGCAATTTACATCACCCTGCGCGGGCAGGGCAGGGCGATCTGGAGCGCGATCTTCGACGCGATTCGCGGCGCGCCTAAAATGTTCGTGAAACGAAAGAAAATTCAAAAGAATGGAAAAGTTAAACCAGTTGAATTGCTTCGTGTAATGTCGACTGGCTTGTTCACACCCTATCGGGAATTCATCAAGCGGAATCGCAAACCATGA
- a CDS encoding glycosyltransferase — protein sequence MNHAPIFTLSIVSHGDSGKTFRLLESIRTNEPDTQTRFQVLVTDNLKNDLPDFDPIPWVSLTVLRNERRLGFAENHNHAFEQAQGEYFVILNPDLVFQKPIFADLLKSMLTHKADLIAPQIVDETGVIQDSYRPLPTPFELIQRRLPGYTFKPYLPDLDGIIRPDWIAGMFWLVRSDTYRQLGGMDEKFFLYLEDVDFCSRARLRGKKIMVEPNIQVRHDAQRTSRRKLYYLYLHSRSALRFFFSPVYRQIRRFSRKLET from the coding sequence ATGAACCACGCTCCAATTTTCACCCTCTCCATTGTCAGCCATGGGGATTCCGGCAAAACCTTCCGCCTGCTAGAAAGTATTCGCACGAACGAACCGGATACGCAAACGCGCTTTCAAGTGCTCGTTACTGATAACTTGAAAAACGACCTGCCAGATTTCGATCCCATTCCCTGGGTGTCCCTCACTGTATTACGAAATGAGCGTCGATTGGGATTTGCCGAAAACCACAATCACGCCTTCGAACAAGCACAGGGCGAATATTTTGTCATCCTCAATCCCGACCTTGTCTTTCAAAAACCCATCTTCGCCGATTTGCTGAAAAGCATGTTGACACATAAGGCGGATTTGATCGCCCCCCAGATCGTGGACGAGACCGGAGTCATTCAGGACTCCTACCGCCCGCTTCCGACGCCCTTCGAGTTGATTCAACGCCGTTTACCGGGTTATACCTTCAAACCTTATCTGCCAGACCTCGACGGCATCATCCGCCCCGATTGGATCGCGGGTATGTTCTGGCTGGTGCGTTCCGATACTTATCGCCAATTGGGCGGCATGGATGAAAAATTCTTCCTTTATCTCGAGGACGTGGATTTTTGTTCCCGCGCGCGGCTGCGAGGGAAGAAGATTATGGTGGAACCCAACATCCAGGTCCGGCATGATGCGCAGCGGACCAGCCGTCGTAAGTTGTATTACCTCTATCTGCATTCCCGCAGTGCCCTGCGATTCTTTTTTTCTCCGGTGTACCGGCAAATTCGACGCTTTTCGCGGAAGTTGGAAACTTAA
- a CDS encoding undecaprenyl/decaprenyl-phosphate alpha-N-acetylglucosaminyl 1-phosphate transferase — MGIPLLFGIISLALTLVLGIPASILARRLGIMDVPGSAPHKQHARSMPLAGGILLIIVLLILTVNFRDSLSREMLAVSIGAFAVFVFGLWDDYKGLSAGPKLIGQLIASGILISFGVQVRFVTVLSDPIVVSPVTSQVLNILITLFWLVGITNAMNLIDSMDGIVAGLGVIASGFFMGAASLAEQPALALMAAGLLGICIGLYFWNAIEVRFFLGDSGAQSIGFLLASFGILYNPLDRNPESSWIVPIMLLGVPIFDTTLVVLSRLRRQQPVGTGRRDHTYHRFIVLGVQPRYAVLGVHLMALTVSGFAFLTFYLKPWVALILFFLAITGGLAFLLWLERKPALDSD, encoded by the coding sequence ATGGGCATTCCCCTCCTTTTTGGAATCATCAGTCTGGCGTTGACTCTCGTGCTGGGTATTCCCGCCTCGATTCTTGCCAGACGCCTGGGCATCATGGACGTTCCCGGTTCCGCGCCCCATAAGCAACACGCCCGCTCCATGCCTCTTGCAGGTGGGATTTTGCTGATCATCGTCCTTTTGATATTGACCGTAAATTTTCGCGATTCTCTCAGCCGTGAGATGCTGGCGGTATCCATCGGGGCGTTCGCGGTGTTTGTGTTCGGGCTTTGGGACGATTACAAAGGTTTATCCGCAGGTCCCAAACTGATTGGACAATTGATCGCCTCGGGGATATTGATCTCCTTCGGTGTTCAGGTCCGTTTTGTGACTGTGCTGTCTGACCCGATCGTTGTTTCCCCGGTAACCTCTCAAGTACTTAACATCTTGATCACGCTCTTTTGGCTGGTCGGCATCACCAATGCCATGAACCTGATCGACAGCATGGACGGCATTGTTGCCGGTCTTGGGGTCATTGCATCGGGATTTTTCATGGGGGCGGCGAGTCTTGCAGAACAACCGGCTCTCGCGCTGATGGCGGCGGGTTTGCTGGGTATTTGCATTGGTTTGTATTTCTGGAATGCCATTGAGGTGAGGTTCTTCCTCGGCGATTCCGGGGCGCAATCGATCGGGTTTCTTCTCGCCTCCTTCGGCATCCTTTATAATCCATTGGACAGAAACCCCGAATCGTCCTGGATCGTCCCGATCATGTTGTTGGGAGTTCCCATCTTCGATACAACGCTTGTGGTGCTTTCCCGTTTGCGCAGGCAACAGCCCGTCGGGACAGGCAGGCGCGACCATACCTACCATCGTTTCATCGTGCTTGGCGTCCAACCGCGTTATGCTGTGCTTGGCGTTCATCTTATGGCTCTTACCGTTAGTGGTTTTGCCTTCCTTACCTTTTATCTCAAACCCTGGGTCGCATTGATTCTATTTTTCCTTGCAATTACTGGCGGCCTTGCATTCCTCCTTTGGCTCGAGCGCAAGCCCGCACTGGACAGCGATTAG
- a CDS encoding MFS transporter gives MSRNRIILVTIGIMLSLFLASMESTVVATATPTIVGELGGLSHFSWVFSAYMLASTTTVPLYGKLSDLYGRRRLYIFAMVLFLIGSVLCGQANSMTQLILARGLQGVGAGGIMPLAFILIGEMFSLQQRTKMQGFFSGVWGVSSILGPLLGGFLVDSLSWRWVFYINIIPGLMAAGLVAYAWRDVIIGAEKPSVDYAGAVLLMTAIVTLLLALLDDSGLFDKWAMIGVSVILFIALFWVESHAADPILPLELFRGKLFSTAIVHGIFSGWALFGSISFIPLFVQSVLGTSATQAGITISPMLLGWVASSIIGTRILLKVGYRRLAIIGTFLLVVGSFFMSQIDAGTDQIAMMVFVMLMGIGMGFSIPSFLIAVQTMVYRRYLGTATSTMQFSRSMGGTLGVSVMGAVLTARLSANLAASNLDPELVSQLLEPTPAAGLVVNESARLALADAISAVFVIAFVTAALALVSVFFAPKVELDEKVSSEESPSPVSAD, from the coding sequence ATGTCTCGCAACCGGATCATTTTAGTAACGATCGGAATCATGCTCAGCCTCTTCCTTGCTTCGATGGAATCGACGGTTGTAGCAACCGCCACACCAACCATCGTTGGCGAGTTGGGCGGATTGAGCCATTTTTCGTGGGTGTTTTCAGCGTACATGCTCGCCTCCACGACCACCGTCCCCTTATACGGAAAACTTTCCGACCTTTACGGCCGCCGCAGGTTATATATCTTCGCAATGGTTTTGTTCCTCATTGGCTCGGTCCTGTGCGGACAAGCCAACTCGATGACACAGCTTATTTTGGCACGCGGACTTCAAGGCGTCGGTGCGGGCGGAATCATGCCCCTCGCGTTCATTTTGATCGGCGAGATGTTCTCTCTCCAGCAGCGCACCAAAATGCAGGGATTCTTTTCCGGCGTGTGGGGCGTCTCGTCGATCCTGGGTCCTTTGTTGGGCGGCTTTCTCGTCGATTCACTTTCCTGGCGCTGGGTTTTTTACATTAACATCATCCCCGGATTAATGGCGGCGGGATTGGTCGCCTATGCCTGGCGCGATGTGATCATCGGCGCTGAAAAACCGTCGGTCGATTATGCAGGCGCGGTCCTGCTGATGACCGCCATCGTCACCTTATTGCTCGCGTTATTGGACGACTCCGGCCTGTTCGATAAATGGGCGATGATCGGCGTATCGGTAATTTTGTTCATCGCATTGTTTTGGGTTGAATCTCACGCAGCAGACCCGATTCTCCCATTGGAATTATTTCGGGGAAAATTATTCTCTACAGCCATTGTCCATGGAATATTTTCCGGTTGGGCTTTGTTCGGGAGCATCTCCTTCATTCCGTTGTTCGTGCAATCTGTGTTGGGTACCAGCGCCACACAAGCGGGGATCACCATCTCGCCCATGCTGCTTGGCTGGGTGGCATCCAGCATCATTGGCACGCGCATTCTGTTGAAAGTCGGGTATCGCAGGCTTGCGATCATTGGGACTTTTCTCCTTGTGGTTGGGTCGTTTTTTATGTCGCAAATCGATGCCGGGACGGATCAAATTGCCATGATGGTCTTTGTGATGTTGATGGGCATCGGTATGGGATTTTCGATCCCATCGTTTTTGATAGCCGTACAGACAATGGTATATCGGCGTTATCTCGGAACAGCAACATCCACAATGCAGTTCAGCCGTTCGATGGGCGGGACGTTGGGAGTGAGCGTGATGGGTGCTGTGCTGACCGCCCGCCTGTCGGCGAATCTTGCCGCTTCCAACCTGGACCCGGAATTGGTCTCACAATTATTGGAACCAACGCCTGCCGCAGGATTGGTCGTTAATGAAAGTGCGCGTCTTGCGCTGGCAGATGCGATTTCAGCAGTCTTTGTGATCGCATTCGTCACCGCCGCGCTTGCATTGGTGAGCGTCTTCTTCGCTCCCAAAGTTGAATTGGACGAGAAGGTTTCTTCTGAGGAATCCCCATCGCCGGTGAGCGCGGATTGA
- a CDS encoding glycosyltransferase family 39 protein, with the protein MTIETLPPQVQSSLLGKRIFPGASLGALIVALIMTAAFALHMYNIDAIGNANEYYTAAVESMLKSWSNFFFVAAEPGGSVTVDKPPLGLWIEAVFAYFLGVSGFSVSLPNILAGVFGIPLLYSMVKKYMGELAGIVAAFVMAITPVFVATNRNNTMDGMLVFTLLLAAWAFIKATESGKTRWLMLGAIIVGLGFNIKMLQAFLPLPAFYALYFFGSKEGWFNKILNLVIATILLVVVSLSWAVIVDLVPAENRPYIGSSDDNTVMGLIFGHNGISRLDNQRDNNAPPTGTDAGQPFNQGTPPQPYPSQGQPHLGQFQGPPPAALEACSGQTRGSFCSFTQPNGMTINGSCITPPNQPTLACAPQGTIPGQAPNAQPTGAPYGRLDGQNGGTPFSNETGSPGVLRFFTAPLSKQMSWLLPFALISVLLAVFASKIRLPVESGAHKASILWGGWLLTCVVFFSMVSGIFHAYYAIMLAPALGAMVGIGFGQIYQWGKSKSWVVVGLILAVLVTLGFQLFASTQYNEFAPWMLGSGILLGLGILLLSVSRRAAYAVILSAAMIIPSYWSIMTVTNGSNNNLPTAYNGRNDGQGNFLTSPAQDGGNRGDIPVNSELVEFLQANTQEVEYLVAVPSSQQGSNLVLATGLPVLYMGGFAGQDEVVTVDDLKEMVASGELRYILYGGDRGNKQDIANWIGSSCTAVEGISLAQTGPAGPGGQQMKLYDCK; encoded by the coding sequence ATGACAATAGAAACTTTACCCCCACAGGTTCAATCATCCCTGCTTGGCAAAAGGATATTCCCCGGTGCCAGCCTTGGTGCGCTTATCGTCGCGCTGATCATGACTGCGGCGTTCGCTCTGCACATGTATAACATCGACGCCATCGGCAATGCGAATGAATATTACACTGCGGCAGTCGAGTCGATGCTCAAATCGTGGAGCAACTTCTTCTTCGTGGCGGCGGAACCCGGCGGCTCGGTCACTGTCGATAAGCCCCCGCTGGGTCTATGGATCGAAGCGGTCTTCGCCTACTTCCTCGGCGTGAGCGGATTCAGCGTTTCATTGCCGAACATTCTCGCGGGCGTCTTCGGCATTCCCCTGCTGTACAGCATGGTCAAAAAATACATGGGCGAACTGGCAGGCATCGTTGCCGCATTCGTCATGGCGATCACACCGGTCTTTGTCGCCACCAACCGCAACAACACCATGGACGGGATGTTGGTCTTCACGCTTTTACTCGCGGCATGGGCGTTCATTAAAGCCACCGAAAGCGGCAAAACACGCTGGCTGATGTTGGGCGCAATCATCGTTGGTCTGGGTTTCAACATCAAAATGCTTCAAGCCTTTTTACCCCTGCCCGCATTCTACGCGCTGTATTTCTTCGGCTCGAAGGAAGGCTGGTTCAACAAGATTCTCAACCTCGTCATCGCCACCATCCTGCTCGTCGTTGTGTCACTTTCTTGGGCGGTCATTGTGGATTTGGTCCCCGCCGAGAATCGCCCCTACATCGGCTCCAGCGATGACAACACGGTGATGGGATTGATCTTCGGACATAACGGAATATCGCGGCTGGATAACCAACGCGACAACAACGCGCCTCCTACTGGAACGGATGCTGGTCAGCCTTTCAATCAGGGGACTCCGCCCCAGCCGTATCCAAGTCAAGGACAGCCACATCTGGGACAGTTCCAGGGACCACCTCCCGCTGCGCTTGAAGCGTGTTCAGGGCAAACTCGGGGTTCATTTTGTTCTTTTACCCAACCTAACGGAATGACCATCAACGGCTCGTGTATCACGCCGCCAAATCAACCCACGTTAGCCTGCGCCCCGCAGGGAACGATCCCCGGTCAGGCGCCAAATGCCCAGCCAACCGGCGCTCCTTATGGCAGACTCGACGGCCAAAACGGAGGCACACCCTTCAGCAACGAAACGGGTTCCCCCGGCGTGCTCCGCTTCTTCACTGCTCCGCTTTCCAAGCAGATGTCATGGTTGCTGCCCTTCGCGCTGATCAGTGTCCTGCTGGCGGTATTTGCCTCCAAAATACGATTGCCTGTCGAGTCCGGCGCTCACAAAGCGTCGATTCTCTGGGGAGGCTGGCTGTTGACCTGTGTAGTCTTCTTTAGCATGGTCTCCGGCATCTTCCACGCCTACTATGCCATCATGCTCGCCCCGGCATTGGGAGCGATGGTGGGCATCGGATTCGGTCAAATCTATCAATGGGGCAAATCCAAAAGTTGGGTTGTCGTTGGCTTGATCCTTGCCGTGTTGGTCACGCTTGGCTTCCAACTCTTTGCCAGCACGCAATACAACGAGTTCGCGCCGTGGATGCTTGGATCAGGAATCCTGCTCGGGCTTGGAATCCTGCTCCTGTCCGTTTCGAGGCGGGCGGCGTATGCCGTCATCCTGAGCGCGGCAATGATCATCCCCTCATACTGGAGCATCATGACCGTCACCAACGGTTCAAACAACAACCTTCCCACCGCGTACAACGGGCGGAACGATGGGCAGGGTAACTTCCTCACTTCGCCTGCTCAAGATGGAGGGAATCGCGGCGACATACCCGTTAACTCTGAGTTGGTGGAATTCCTGCAAGCCAACACGCAGGAGGTCGAATATCTAGTTGCGGTGCCTTCCTCCCAACAGGGTTCGAATTTAGTGCTTGCGACAGGACTGCCTGTTCTTTACATGGGCGGCTTCGCCGGGCAGGACGAAGTGGTAACTGTCGATGATCTGAAAGAAATGGTTGCCAGCGGTGAACTGCGCTACATCCTTTACGGCGGCGATCGGGGCAATAAACAAGACATTGCCAATTGGATTGGTTCATCATGTACAGCAGTGGAAGGGATTTCCCTCGCCCAAACCGGACCCGCAGGACCAGGCGGGCAGCAGATGAAATTGTACGATTGCAAATAG
- a CDS encoding sensor histidine kinase, whose amino-acid sequence MRASEDSSRVLRIAAWIWLGFLLGMALMDLALYTPQVQQVLGDTARIQPQLQGSNAPNPGLPLRINLFPVFLFYSLNGMTALLFLAITYWDWIQEQLGETFYPVMLVVISAAPILISALIVPRFPPGPLANAEGMALRQLPVLFVALALTAWKYQFVHVVIFSLTATTFELGLIAANPFENRNISVFLFIAIIRTISFIAVGYFISALVSRLREQRESLRKANANLTHYASTLEQLTVSRERNRLARELHDTLAHSLTAISVSLETAKAYFDIDVKETRELIDKSLEATRKGVDETRRALKALRSSDLVDMGLRLAVKKAAESAASRFSLDLELDLQDPMPSLSPDVEQTILRVTQEAIENLTKHSRAKKFGIRLFNNGRTTLMVEDDGVGFDMKSRESSGHFGLVGMRERAELAGGILKVESDKGKGTRVVLTI is encoded by the coding sequence ATGCGCGCATCCGAAGACTCCTCTCGCGTCCTTCGCATCGCCGCCTGGATCTGGCTCGGCTTCCTGCTGGGAATGGCGTTGATGGACCTTGCGCTGTACACGCCGCAAGTCCAGCAAGTTCTTGGCGATACCGCGCGCATCCAGCCACAACTCCAGGGATCGAACGCGCCCAACCCCGGCCTGCCTTTGCGCATCAACCTTTTTCCTGTCTTTCTTTTCTATTCATTGAACGGAATGACGGCTCTCCTGTTCCTTGCGATCACGTATTGGGATTGGATACAGGAACAATTGGGCGAGACTTTTTATCCCGTCATGCTTGTGGTGATCTCTGCCGCGCCCATCCTGATCAGCGCCTTGATCGTCCCTCGCTTTCCGCCGGGTCCGCTCGCAAATGCGGAGGGAATGGCATTGCGTCAACTGCCTGTGCTTTTCGTCGCGCTTGCCCTGACGGCCTGGAAATATCAATTTGTGCATGTCGTCATCTTCAGCCTAACCGCCACTACGTTCGAACTCGGCTTGATCGCGGCAAACCCTTTCGAGAATCGCAATATTTCAGTTTTCTTATTCATTGCCATCATCCGCACCATCAGTTTTATCGCTGTCGGTTACTTCATCAGCGCCCTTGTCTCGCGCCTGCGCGAACAGCGCGAATCCCTGCGCAAAGCGAACGCCAACCTGACGCATTACGCCTCCACCCTTGAACAGTTGACCGTGAGTCGCGAGCGTAACCGCCTCGCGCGCGAACTTCACGATACCCTCGCGCATTCGCTCACTGCAATCTCCGTCTCGCTCGAAACCGCAAAAGCGTATTTCGATATCGATGTCAAAGAGACCCGCGAATTGATCGATAAATCCCTCGAAGCGACCCGCAAGGGAGTGGATGAAACCCGCCGCGCATTGAAGGCTTTACGTTCATCGGATTTGGTTGATATGGGCTTGAGACTCGCCGTCAAAAAAGCGGCTGAATCAGCCGCCTCCCGCTTCAGCCTGGACCTCGAACTGGATCTGCAGGACCCCATGCCTTCCCTCAGCCCAGATGTGGAGCAGACCATCCTGCGTGTCACGCAGGAAGCCATCGAAAACCTGACCAAGCATTCGCGCGCCAAAAAGTTTGGCATTCGTCTTTTCAATAACGGACGGACTACACTGATGGTGGAGGATGACGGTGTCGGCTTCGATATGAAATCGAGAGAATCCAGCGGTCATTTCGGGCTGGTCGGGATGCGCGAACGCGCGGAGCTGGCAGGCGGAATCTTGAAAGTGGAAAGCGATAAAGGGAAGGGGACGAGGGTCGTGTTGACGATCTAA
- a CDS encoding response regulator transcription factor, which produces MMKILLCDDQAVIRDGLEMLLTLEKDFQVVGSAQDGQEALELVAKKSPDLILMDLKMPGMNGIEATREIRKKYPDIKILVLTTYDEDEWVFDAIRAGALGYLLKDTPRQKIIEAIRGTVEGKSFVDPAVAGKLLNQVANNQTQPASILTDKLTERELDVLRLLAKGMTNTDIAGTLHLSEGTVRNHVSAILEKLSVSDRTQAAVIAIQHGL; this is translated from the coding sequence ATTATGAAAATTCTGCTTTGTGACGACCAGGCTGTGATACGCGATGGATTGGAAATGCTTCTCACGTTGGAGAAGGATTTCCAGGTTGTCGGCTCTGCCCAGGACGGGCAGGAGGCGCTTGAACTCGTCGCAAAAAAATCCCCCGATCTCATCCTTATGGATTTGAAAATGCCGGGTATGAACGGAATCGAGGCCACGCGCGAAATCCGTAAAAAATATCCGGATATAAAAATCCTTGTGCTGACCACCTACGACGAAGACGAATGGGTCTTCGACGCGATCCGCGCTGGGGCGTTGGGCTACCTGCTCAAAGATACGCCGCGCCAAAAGATCATCGAAGCCATCCGCGGCACTGTGGAAGGGAAGTCCTTTGTCGACCCGGCTGTGGCGGGAAAATTATTGAATCAAGTGGCAAATAACCAAACCCAGCCCGCCTCGATTTTGACCGACAAACTTACCGAGCGCGAACTCGACGTGTTACGGTTGCTCGCCAAGGGCATGACCAACACCGACATCGCCGGGACTCTTCATCTCTCCGAAGGTACGGTGCGGAACCACGTCAGCGCGATTTTGGAGAAATTGAGCGTATCCGATAGAACGCAGGCAGCGGTGATTGCCATACAGCACGGGCTGTAG